The following coding sequences lie in one Opisthocomus hoazin isolate bOpiHoa1 chromosome 7, bOpiHoa1.hap1, whole genome shotgun sequence genomic window:
- the LOC104333297 gene encoding LOW QUALITY PROTEIN: NACHT, LRR and PYD domains-containing protein 3-like (The sequence of the model RefSeq protein was modified relative to this genomic sequence to represent the inferred CDS: inserted 2 bases in 1 codon; substituted 2 bases at 2 genomic stop codons), translated as MAGEEHSLAVLLRALQGLAPKDFQEFKTKLSEVHVEGGWNIPKDSLAKAAHPCALVSCMGTTYSEDTAMDIAIGLLEEMNQRDLAEKLLDGQVKEYKRKYREHVVREFFRDKEVNACLGENLSVSSRYTTLTIARKPRSKRGGEHEAMGSSRGCADTNNGPATTTVTTQTLFKPDGDGQTPRVVGLVGAPGMGKTMTVRKVMVEWVEGTQYVQFDYIFCIDCKDIAFTKEASVADLVSKCCPHRXTPAGKILDDPKKILFIFDGFEALGFSLVQPEDELTSDPGEVKLLESTLMSLLKRTVLPESSLLITTRPMALQSLGRSLKGEYYAEILGFSAAMREEYFHRYFQNNSKADAAFRFARGNEILYSLCVIPVMSWTICTVLEQELYKKKNLLECSKGTTQMSVSYLSQLMRCRGRDNLQDLQQFLRKLCSLAANGVWKHKVLFEEKEIKDRGLDQPDLLPLFLSEKISKKDAGHGNVYSFAHLHLQEIFGAMFXVLEDDEETAGDSGALTKAVNMLLESYTKSRKDLNLTVWFLFGLVSQKSIEYADETIRCRISPRAREDMLRWLQGRHRGISHPSQVPKVSELDTFHFLFEMNEKSFAQSALGHLTDIDLEDTKLTLYDQMALSFCIRQWAGLXVTLRGCSFNQQDPGWP; from the exons ATGGCAGGGGAAGAGCATTCATTAGCCGTCCTCCTACGAGCGCTGCAAGGTCTCGCACCGAAAGACTTCCAGGAGTTTAAGACGAAGTTATCGGAGGTTCACGTGGAAGGAGGATGGAATATCCCCAAGGATTCGCTGGCGAAGGCCGCCCACCCTTGCGCGCTTGTCAGCTGCATGGGCACGACCTACAGCGAAGACACCGCGATGGACATCGCGATCGGGCTGCTCGAAGAGATGAACCAGAGAGACCTGGCTGAGAAACTCCTGGATGGGCAGGTGAAAG AGTACAAGCGGAAATACAGAGAGCACGTGGTCCGGGAGTTCTTCCGGGACAAAGAAGTGAACGCCTGTCTCGGGGAGAACCTGTCCGTCAGCAGCCGCTACACCACCCTGACCATCGCCAGGAAGCCTCGGAGCAAGCGTGGAGGCGAACATGAAGCCATGGGTTCCAGCCGTGGATGTGCCGACACCAACAACGGACCAGCCACCACCACCGTCACCACGCAGACGCTGTTTAAACCCGACGGAGATGGGCAAACACCGCGGGTCGTGGGGCTGGTGGGggccccggggatggggaagacGATGACGGTCAGGAAGGTGATGGTGGAGTGGGTGGAAGGGACCCAATATGTGCAGTTTGACTACATCTTCTGCATCGACTGCAAAGACATTGCCTTTACCAAGGAAGCGAGCGTGGCAGACCTGGTCTCAAAGTGCTGCCCTCACAGGTGAACGCCGGCTGGGAAGATCCTGGATGACCCGAAGAAGATCCTGTTCATTTTTGACGGCTTTGAGGCCCTGGGATTTTCCTTGGTTCAGCCCGAAGATGAGCTGACCTCTGACCCCGGGGAAGTGAAGCTGCTGGAAAGCACCCTGATGAGCCTGCTGAAGAGGACTGTTCTCCCCGAGTCCTCCTTGCTCATCACCACGAGGCCAATGGCTCTTCAAAGCCTGGGACGAAGCCTGAAGGGTGAGTATTACGCAGAAATACTGGGATTTTCAGCAGCCATGAGGGAGGAATATTTCCACAGGTATTTTCAGAACAACAGTAAAGCTGACGCGGCCTTCAGGTTTGCCAGAGGCAATGAGATCCTCTACAGCTTGTGCGTCATCCCAGTCATGAGCTGGACCATCTGCACCGTCCTTGAACAAGagctttacaagaagaaaaaCCTCCTCGAGTGCTCTAAGGGCACCACGCAGATGAGCGTGTCTTACCTCTCCCAGTTAATGCGGTGCAGAGGCAGGGACAACCTGCAGGACCTCCAGCAGTTCCTACGCAAGCTTTGCTCCTTGGCTGCCAACGGTGTCTGGAAGCACAAGGTTCTCTTTGAGGAGAAGGAAATCAAGGACCGTGGCTTGGACCAGCCagacctcctccccctcttcctcaGCGAGAAGATCTCAAAGAAAGACGCAGGCCATGGGAACGTGTACAGCTTCGCCCACCTGCACCTCCAGGAGATCTTCGGGGCCATGTTTTAGGTTCTGGAGGACGATGAGGAAACGGCCGGCGACTCAGGGGCTCTCACAAAGGCCGTCAATATGTTATTAGAAAGCTATACCAAGTCCAGGAAGGATTTGAACTTAACGGTGTGGTTCCTGTTTGGTCTGGTAAGCCAGAAATCAATTGAGTATGCAGACGAAACAATCAGGTGCAGAATTTCACCGCGAGCCAGGGAAGATATGTTGAGGTGGCTTCAGGGGAGGCACAGAGGCATCTCCCATCCCAGCCAAGTGCCGAAGGTTTCGGAGTTGGACACTTTCCACTTTTTGTTTGAGATGAACGAGAAAAGCTTCG